The window GAGCGAAAATTGGCGATGGGAAACAGACGCGCTGCCCAGACTTTACGCTCTACAAATTTTAGAGATTGATGAGGATTGTTGGCGAGCCAAGGCCCTCTTCCAGCCACGGTACAGACGAGGGGGTGCAACGCTGAGCTGTGCGCCGATGAATGCGGCGGAGTCGCCGTAAGTACAGTATAATAGAAAGCAAAACGATGAAGAAGCAAGCCAGGAATAAGTAGTGATTGTTGACAAAGGAGAAGCTGTGTCGCCAGTGAGAGTGCGCTCCTTTCAGGCTTTCCTGTTGGATGTCCCTGGAAGAGGTCACAACAAGAACAAGTCACACATATTACAACAGTTTGGGAAACAAAGACTGAGAGTTCTGTAGTGAAATCCAGCTCAACTAACCATGGCTGCACTCATTCACATGAACAGCATTATTTTCACTGGGCAAAATGACTTAAAGCTTGATTAGTAAACTGACAAGGAAAGGGCAACATGTGCGAGAAAATCCATCTTACCTTAAAGGCAGAAACCGTGTTCTGTAAAGTATAGCTCCAAGAGTCCACTGGACCTCCTTATCGTAGACCAATAAAGCAGTCTTTAGGTTTTTATAATTGGTTGGAAAAGAGAAGCCTGTGTGCAATACTTCATACATCCATGCCGATTTAAAACACTGGTACCTGCAGACAGGAAAAATACAGCACATGCTGAACATTCATGCAGCAGAGATATTGGAGGAACGTGACAAGTTATATGTtgttttcagaaactgctggagAGTCCTGACTTACTTCAATCTATGGAGATCTGCATGTGAGGCATATAACCCAGACTCAAAGCGTTCCCTCAGAATCTTCCACTGGGTGGCACAATAACTctgtaaatgtttaataaaaatgtCTGGAAAGTTTCCAATGATAAGTGAATGATAAACATTAGTATAACCATTCTAGTGCTCAAAATAACTCTACTCCACTGCTCAAAAGGGTTAAAGGAACACTGGATCATCACAGCCTAAATAAAGTTAAACTTGAGGGATCAATCCACCCTAATAGCAAGCGTGAGCCATTGTGAATCAACTTCACCTGCTTTCAATCAAATTGAAAACAGGTACAGTGGAGAGGTAACAAAACACATCTCAAAAAGGGAGTGGTTTAGCAGGTGGTGAGCACCATTGCCATCATCCCTGTTTACTGATGGCACTTGCCACTACTGGTAGCATGAGATTGTTCCCCCAGCCCATTCAAGTTGCACAGCTACTCGAGCATGGTGCATCCCTATGACAATGGGGTTTActgtctcccagcacagtctcaagagtGTGGAGGACATACAAGGAGAAGGGCATCAACTCAGCAAGCAAGACTGAAGGACCAGGAGGAACACTTCCAGAGCCCTACACGAGCTAGGGGGATACTCATGTGTATGTCACTGACTAAACTGTCAGAAAGAGCCCATGAAAGTGACATCAGGGCCCCGAGTCCTTCAGCAGGTTCTGCGCTCACCACCTAGTACCGTGGAGCTCTGCTGGCACTTAAACTTTTTTAGCGCCACTCACCTTGGCAGCCTTGGCGTACTTCGAAGCATTATAATCTCCACCCATGCGCAGCACATCCTCCATGCAGTAGTAGAACTCAGAGAAGCCATAGAACTGACTGTTGCTGTAGTCAATTGCCGGCTGGTAGACGCCATTGAGGGAGGTTTGGGTGTCATTGGTGCGGTTTAGGAATGGCTGGAGAATTTGCCTACACTGGTCAAAGTCTCCAGTGCCTCGCAGATACAGGTGCTGCGTAGGTGGGCCAATCTCATCCTGCAGGTCAGTGGGTAGACATGGGTCCAGCAGTGGAGACTCCACTGTTTCACCAATATGCTGATCTAAGAGCctgaataaatataataaatatccGCAATACTGTGTAGTgccacctttaaaaaaaacaaacaagcccaAAAACAGTTTAATTAAGCCAAGAGAATGACCTGCAGATCTCACCTGTTTCGGGCTGCAGTATTTCTGATGAGATTCTCCTCATATCTTTGGCGTGCTGCATTTCCTCCATAACCCAGAAAGGTGGACACATAAACACGATACACATGCTCTGTGCGATGCACGTCACACCCCAAGTTAAACTCGGCCAGTAAGTTCTTGGCGATTTCCTCCTACAGAGCAAACACACATCAGCACGAGAAGTGACTCCCTCCCTCTACTTACGCATATTCAAATTTACACACCCGCACTTCTAAAGTGCGTGTATGCATATAAACACACCTTTATTATTAGAGCAGGGCAGCCATAGTCGAggcaagaaaataaaagagaaagctAAATATTGTGTCTCAAATAAGGCATCTCAAAACATCAAAGAAGCAGAGATGAACTATCAAGGGAGGCTACAGTCAATCAGTGGCATATTTGCTGAGCCTGCAGCTGGCTTACGGTAGAGTCAATAGTGATGAATGGAGAGTAGATCATACAGGTTTTACCAGGAAATGATAGAGGGTGGAAGAAGGGGAGTGGGGGAGAAAAACAGAGGGTGAGTGGCAAAAACCAAAGAGCACGAAAACAGAATTGGTTGTGGATAATAACCTGCTGTGGAGAAGCAAAGCTTACAGTTTTGGGCACTTCGTACGCAATCTGTGTGGAGACACCACCCATGTCCAGGACACCTGTAGTCCTTTTCCTCAACAGCATCTCCTGCTGATCGCCGCCTGGAACATGTACCTCCACTACAGCCTCGCCGTCTTGGGTGATCGAGAGCAAAGGGGTTTGAGATTCAGTTAGTGAAGGCGTATCGTATGAGCACCGCGTTAGCAGATACAAAAGTCTCCATGGATTTAGTTAACATGCAGCACAACAGCCTTTTAGTGGCAAAAACTTAGTACACAACTGCAATGCTACCTTCTTGGATTCTTACCATTGTGCACATGGTCAAATCTTCCAAGGACAAAGTTGATTCCAATCCAAGCATAGACACCTAAAACCAATAAATACAAAGTAAATTATGATATAAGGTTTAGTGTCAGAAAACTTTTCAGTGGCTACAAAGTGATGAATCAAATAAACTCCCACTgtattaaatataaaacaacacaaaccatTCTCATTCTGTATAACACACTGATGTTCATTCTTGTGTACTATAAAATTTCATGTTGtaattttatgtatttgttgCCTGAACTACATCGTTGTAAATTGTCTGATGATGTGTTAAATTTCTTGTTTATTGTTTTCGTCTAACGTGCCAGGAACTCGATATTTTCACTGATTTGTTCATTTACATGCACTGTCCCTTTGAaataaacaaattcaaattACGTTTCCATTTACGCACCTTCTTGTTTTCCAGAAATCACTTCCACGTGGGAATCCGAGAAGAGGAAGTTGAAGTGGACTGGGATATCTGTGCGCAGATCCTCCAGAAGTGCTTCCTGTTGActgaaatcaaacaaacaaaataacaagaactttgctatttttaactgtaACTCAGGTCAGCTCAGGTGTTAACAGATTTGTAGTTCacgattttattcttattgggGTTTTACTTTTCGGGTAGGATTCTCATTCCAGCTGTGCACAGGACATACAAGGGTGTTTCCTGGTGCTTGTGTTTGGGGATGTGCTGGGCTGCAAAGCTCAGCAGTGGGTATATATAATCACTGGCTTTCTCCGGTGTTTTAGCCAATTCGGAAATACCTGAAGGAAAACACACATTAGATCGCAGCGGGTAAATAAAAGGCAGTACAAGATGCTGAAATGCGTGCATCACCATATAATATTGTGATAACAGTTTGAGCCAAACACTGGACATCTCACCTGGCTTGATTTTCATGACCACTGGCTTGCGGTTCTGATCTCGCATTTGCCGGATGTCCAGCAGTTCGTGGGGATTACCGTTGTGCCGGGGCCAGCAGTACACGAACACCCTGGAGCCACTGCTGCCACAGTCCACTACCAGACCGTAGTTCAGGTTGGGGTTGGTTGTGTCTGTTGCGTCGATATCAGTGACCCTGGCTAAATGCCTGTTGAGAATCGTAAAAGTTAGAAATGATGCTTCCCATGTTTACTAGGACATCTACAACTGGATAGTAGTTGTGTAAAACCTGTGGAAGTGATTTTCCTTTGTGATCCAGCTGACGTGCCCCTTTCCAGCAACAAGCAGCAGGTAGAGCAGCCCTATCAGGCAGACCACTAGACTGATGAAGAGCAGCTGTCTGATTGATGGTATCAGGAGCCGAGGAAGAACCTGGGATGAGAGGCTGAAGTGCCACGAAGCTGGGAAAAGGCACGAAAAGCTGATCCTGTCAACAAAAGGTAAGAGAGCCTCAGCAAAGTATGAAACGTCACAGATATGTGAAAGGTATGCAAGGAGAAACCAACCTTCCCATGATGGACATTTCTTCTACTTGTTGCTTTACTTATCACTATAAAGCATGAAGCTGGAAGATGAATATCTGCCTTGTTCCAAACGTCCTGATGTCTTCATTTATCATTGTGACCTTTTAGGGGGCAATGTTATAAATTAACAGTTATTCGCATTTTATTTTGAGGGGAACTTGAGCTCTTTTATCAAGAAGGCCCGCAGAGCCGGTACGACACAGGACATGTAGCATATTATCGCTGTAAAGGCAACGTATTTAAACTACAGACAGACATTAGCCAAACAGGAAAAGCACTGCTTATAAAAGGAAAGCCGATAAGCGCTCACACGACCTAACATTTGCGTTTCAGACGTTTATGTTTAATAACGTTTGACTTTGGTTGTAGTAGAAAGCTAAATGATCCTATTTTTGCGCGTTTTTACTGATCGTCACTATAAAACCGGTAATGTGACGTGTTCACAGCTCCTAGCCGGTTTATTACTTACTAGGAAAGGTGTGAAAATCCCCCCTTTTCTTGAAAATGTGGCGTTTATTAG is drawn from Maylandia zebra isolate NMK-2024a linkage group LG12, Mzebra_GT3a, whole genome shotgun sequence and contains these coding sequences:
- the entpd4 gene encoding ectonucleoside triphosphate diphosphohydrolase 4 isoform X1, with protein sequence MSIMGRISFSCLFPASWHFSLSSQVLPRLLIPSIRQLLFISLVVCLIGLLYLLLVAGKGHVSWITKENHFHRHLARVTDIDATDTTNPNLNYGLVVDCGSSGSRVFVYCWPRHNGNPHELLDIRQMRDQNRKPVVMKIKPGISELAKTPEKASDYIYPLLSFAAQHIPKHKHQETPLYVLCTAGMRILPENQQEALLEDLRTDIPVHFNFLFSDSHVEVISGKQEGVYAWIGINFVLGRFDHVHNDGEAVVEVHVPGGDQQEMLLRKRTTGVLDMGGVSTQIAYEVPKTVSFASPQQVIIHNQFCFRALWFLPLTLCFSPPLPFFHPLSFPGKTCMIYSPFITIDSTEEIAKNLLAEFNLGCDVHRTEHVYRVYVSTFLGYGGNAARQRYEENLIRNTAARNRLLDQHIGETVESPLLDPCLPTDLQDEIGPPTQHLYLRGTGDFDQCRQILQPFLNRTNDTQTSLNGVYQPAIDYSNSQFYGFSEFYYCMEDVLRMGGDYNASKYAKAAKSYCATQWKILRERFESGLYASHADLHRLKYQCFKSAWMYEVLHTGFSFPTNYKNLKTALLVYDKEVQWTLGAILYRTRFLPLRDIQQESLKGAHSHWRHSFSFVNNHYLFLACFFIVLLSIILYLRRLRRIHRRTAQRCTPSSVPWLEEGLGSPTILINL
- the entpd4 gene encoding ectonucleoside triphosphate diphosphohydrolase 4 isoform X3, coding for MSIMGRISFSCLFPASWHFSLSSQVLPRLLIPSIRQLLFISLVVCLIGLLYLLLVAGKGHVSWITKENHFHRHLARVTDIDATDTTNPNLNYGLVVDCGSSGSRVFVYCWPRHNGNPHELLDIRQMRDQNRKPVVMKIKPGISELAKTPEKASDYIYPLLSFAAQHIPKHKHQETPLYVLCTAGMRILPENQQEALLEDLRTDIPVHFNFLFSDSHVEVISGKQEGVYAWIGINFVLGRFDHVHNDGEAVVEVHVPGGDQQEMLLRKRTTGVLDMGGVSTQIAYEVPKTEEIAKNLLAEFNLGCDVHRTEHVYRVYVSTFLGYGGNAARQRYEENLIRNTAARNRLLDQHIGETVESPLLDPCLPTDLQDEIGPPTQHLYLRGTGDFDQCRQILQPFLNRTNDTQTSLNGVYQPAIDYSNSQFYGFSEFYYCMEDVLRMGGDYNASKYAKAAKSYCATQWKILRERFESGLYASHADLHRLKYQCFKSAWMYEVLHTGFSFPTNYKNLKTALLVYDKEVQWTLGAILYRTRFLPLRDIQQESLKGAHSHWRHSFSFVNNHYLFLACFFIVLLSIILYLRRLRRIHRRTAQRCTPSSVPWLEEGLGSPTILINL
- the entpd4 gene encoding ectonucleoside triphosphate diphosphohydrolase 4 isoform X2, which translates into the protein MSIMGRISFSCLFPASWHFSLSSQVLPRLLIPSIRQLLFISLVVCLIGLLYLLLVAGKGHVSWITKENHFHRHLARVTDIDATDTTNPNLNYGLVVDCGSSGSRVFVYCWPRHNGNPHELLDIRQMRDQNRKPVVMKIKPGISELAKTPEKASDYIYPLLSFAAQHIPKHKHQETPLYVLCTAGMRILPENQQEALLEDLRTDIPVHFNFLFSDSHVEVISGKQEGVYAWIGINFVLGRFDHVHNDGEAVVEVHVPGGDQQEMLLRKRTTGVLDMGGVSTQIAYEVPKTVSFASPQQEEIAKNLLAEFNLGCDVHRTEHVYRVYVSTFLGYGGNAARQRYEENLIRNTAARNRLLDQHIGETVESPLLDPCLPTDLQDEIGPPTQHLYLRGTGDFDQCRQILQPFLNRTNDTQTSLNGVYQPAIDYSNSQFYGFSEFYYCMEDVLRMGGDYNASKYAKAAKSYCATQWKILRERFESGLYASHADLHRLKYQCFKSAWMYEVLHTGFSFPTNYKNLKTALLVYDKEVQWTLGAILYRTRFLPLRDIQQESLKGAHSHWRHSFSFVNNHYLFLACFFIVLLSIILYLRRLRRIHRRTAQRCTPSSVPWLEEGLGSPTILINL